One window of Candidatus Poribacteria bacterium genomic DNA carries:
- a CDS encoding Ig-like domain-containing protein, with the protein MTNGFVFLVVLIVLLFGASSAIWAQLGTVLSRDFVRITGTEDLDFSKGLTARVTANPAAGFSFPYYLFVPQEIDFGKPVHLLVEPCNTGTTSDDFESHDSKAKSLALKRSSHANKIARKLKVPLLVPVFPRPGGERWRIYTHALDRDTLLFKEGDLRRIDEQLIKMIAHAQQLLRHNNVKVNEQVFMNGFSASGTFTNRFAILHPTLVRAVATGGVNCIPTFPTDQWNGTTMRYPVGIADIKEIAGIDFDEAAYKRVSQYIYMGALDNNDTVPYRDGYDEVDAELVKSLIGAKMMPDRWEMSQSIYKALEIPAQFVTYENTRHEIRREIIDDVVAFFKANSGTDIVEINPYQYSDERTIVLSASAATESGEHLADGTVTLRETDTVLTSATYGTRGMGKNDPSPRYMLISYLVHHPTDLFRFPLIVGDTWTQEGDWEAQIEITLEGHEAVEVSADIFTICLKHKTVFTGTDTGSELKNSLVNGTRYLWFAKGVGLVKMRYEHANGVVTEAELLEYDVPVKGEEYLPLQIGNTWTYRWQNSYRDEAVIEKWQVADFFRYDGADVAQQGTTPPKVVKTIPDVSKKVSTDLKEIRVVFSERMQGMDVGFAGVPVGDIQWEDDNTTLVISFNQRLSPSKIYRLILGRNEGYRDMTGVPLEEYILTFTTEGTDPVTPTFVDMIPIHVTGIEELNLSNESLYRISADLTEGFAFPYYLFVPQGMDSSKPVHLLIEPCNTGTVSDNFKIHDKNVKGLAEASHATDIARKLKVPLLVPVFPRPGGDRTHIYTHALDRDTLLIEEGGLRRIDLQLIKMINHAQQLLRYNDLKVNDQVFMNGFSASGTFTNRFTILHPTVVRAVATGGINCIPTFPTDRWDGTTMRYPVGISDVKEIAGIEFDEMAYKKVSQYIYMGALDDNDTVPFRDAYDEVDAELVKSLIGAKMMPDRWEMSQLIYKALGVPAQFVTYEDTRHEIKSEMIDDIVAFFKANAADEIVEIVPHQYPIGE; encoded by the coding sequence ATGACAAACGGTTTCGTCTTTTTGGTAGTGTTAATAGTCCTCTTGTTCGGGGCATCAAGTGCTATTTGGGCGCAGTTAGGTACAGTACTATCCCGTGATTTTGTTCGCATCACAGGCACTGAAGACCTGGATTTTTCAAAAGGGTTGACTGCCCGTGTGACAGCAAACCCGGCAGCGGGATTTTCCTTTCCTTATTATCTGTTTGTTCCACAAGAAATAGATTTCGGCAAACCCGTTCATTTGCTGGTAGAACCGTGTAATACCGGAACGACCAGTGACGACTTTGAATCCCACGATAGCAAGGCAAAGTCCTTAGCGTTAAAAAGATCCTCCCACGCCAACAAAATTGCACGTAAGTTAAAAGTTCCGCTGCTTGTTCCTGTTTTCCCGCGACCAGGTGGAGAGCGGTGGCGAATCTATACACACGCCTTGGATAGAGACACCTTATTGTTTAAAGAGGGAGACCTGAGAAGAATAGACGAGCAACTTATCAAAATGATAGCGCACGCGCAACAACTCCTGCGGCACAACAACGTAAAGGTAAATGAGCAGGTCTTCATGAACGGATTTTCGGCTTCTGGAACATTTACGAATCGGTTTGCGATTTTACACCCAACACTTGTTCGTGCTGTAGCGACTGGTGGAGTCAACTGCATTCCAACCTTTCCAACGGATCAATGGAACGGGACCACAATGCGTTACCCTGTTGGAATTGCTGACATAAAAGAGATCGCTGGTATTGATTTTGACGAAGCGGCATATAAACGTGTTTCCCAGTACATTTATATGGGTGCCTTGGATAACAACGATACCGTTCCTTACCGAGATGGCTATGATGAAGTGGATGCCGAGTTAGTCAAAAGCCTCATTGGCGCGAAAATGATGCCGGATCGGTGGGAGATGAGTCAGTCAATATACAAGGCACTTGAGATTCCTGCCCAATTTGTCACGTATGAGAATACTCGACATGAAATCAGGCGGGAAATAATTGATGATGTCGTCGCGTTTTTCAAGGCGAATTCGGGTACCGATATAGTTGAAATTAACCCGTATCAATATTCAGATGAACGCACCATCGTTCTGAGTGCCAGTGCTGCTACCGAAAGCGGAGAACATTTGGCGGATGGCACTGTTACGCTCAGGGAAACCGATACGGTTTTGACATCCGCAACTTATGGAACCCGTGGGATGGGTAAAAACGATCCATCGCCGAGGTACATGTTAATAAGTTATCTTGTGCACCATCCAACAGACCTGTTTAGATTTCCCCTGATTGTCGGAGATACTTGGACACAGGAAGGGGATTGGGAAGCACAAATAGAGATAACCTTAGAGGGGCATGAAGCGGTGGAGGTCTCCGCAGACATTTTCACGATATGCCTGAAACATAAAACCGTCTTCACTGGTACTGATACCGGTTCTGAACTTAAGAATTCGCTTGTGAACGGTACACGTTATTTGTGGTTCGCCAAGGGTGTTGGACTCGTGAAAATGCGCTATGAACATGCCAACGGTGTTGTAACGGAAGCCGAGCTGCTTGAATACGACGTTCCAGTCAAAGGGGAAGAATACCTTCCCTTGCAGATTGGCAACACGTGGACATATAGATGGCAAAATAGTTATCGGGACGAGGCGGTTATTGAGAAATGGCAAGTCGCCGACTTTTTTAGATACGACGGGGCCGATGTGGCGCAACAAGGGACAACACCGCCAAAAGTTGTAAAGACTATTCCGGACGTATCTAAAAAAGTTTCTACGGATCTAAAAGAGATACGGGTCGTCTTCAGCGAGAGGATGCAGGGAATGGATGTCGGGTTTGCTGGGGTTCCAGTCGGCGATATCCAGTGGGAAGATGACAATACAACCCTCGTTATTTCGTTTAATCAACGTCTATCACCTTCAAAAATTTACCGGCTTATATTGGGACGCAATGAAGGTTACAGGGATATGACTGGAGTTCCGCTGGAAGAGTATATCCTAACATTTACAACGGAAGGCACCGATCCAGTTACGCCTACTTTTGTGGATATGATACCTATTCATGTAACAGGTATTGAAGAATTAAACCTCTCGAATGAATCGCTTTATCGCATTTCAGCCGACCTCACAGAAGGGTTTGCTTTTCCGTATTATCTGTTTGTTCCACAAGGAATGGATTCCAGCAAACCGGTTCATCTACTGATAGAGCCTTGCAACACCGGAACAGTTAGCGACAATTTTAAAATCCACGATAAGAATGTGAAAGGATTAGCAGAGGCATCTCATGCGACTGACATCGCAAGGAAACTGAAAGTACCACTGCTTGTGCCTGTTTTTCCGAGACCCGGCGGCGATCGGACGCATATCTACACGCATGCTTTAGATAGAGATACCCTCCTGATTGAAGAAGGTGGGCTTAGGCGGATCGACTTGCAACTCATCAAAATGATAAACCATGCACAGCAACTTCTGCGATACAACGACCTAAAGGTAAATGATCAGGTCTTCATGAATGGATTTTCGGCTTCTGGGACGTTTACAAATCGGTTTACGATTTTACACCCGACGGTGGTCCGTGCGGTCGCGACGGGTGGCATCAACTGTATTCCGACCTTCCCAACGGATCGCTGGGACGGGACCACGATGCGTTACCCAGTTGGGATCTCGGATGTGAAGGAAATCGCTGGTATTGAATTTGACGAGATGGCGTATAAGAAGGTTTCCCAGTATATTTACATGGGCGCGCTTGACGATAATGACACCGTTCCCTTCCGAGATGCTTATGATGAGGTGGATGCTGAGTTAGTCAAAAGCCTCATTGGGGCGAAAATGATGCCGGATCGGTGGGAGATGAGTCAGTTGATATACAAGGCACTTGGGGTTCCTGCCCAATTTGTTACTTATGAGGATACCCGGCATGAAATCAAAAGTGAAATGATTGATGATATTGTCGCCTTTTTCAAGGCGAACGCTGCGGATGAAATTGTTGAAATCGTTCCGCATCAATATCCGATTGGAGAGTGA
- a CDS encoding lectin-like protein, giving the protein MRFPNFRHPLVALVGILVLLLVAPLLSRGEVTSPLQEDASTLSGRVVGMAGNPVSELTLGIQPIDIIDGKMWQIPTPMQQSRTNSIGSFRIGSIVPGHAKLVVVPKSGTIEPDTEIRSIDIGGLSFLPIDMPNFQISHEQRIRFLSTFEVEPKKVSTVGGIPLYIKSGVDIKDITVTVQPRMHIRCRVLLADGTPLTDATVKLHLSYRSLDDVMSGSFSRSPTYTDSGGYIVMYVNLPAFCTVSVEYQGDTATAETFKIAEGQRRHDLVFRLSEASVPPVPKMPMPNPMEAWVVNPANGHAYKKIRCKSWEDAHTTAAAERAHLVSINDEAEQKWLVETFGEEPFLIGLTQLANQTEWQWTSGEPVTYTNWALQESKMDQGALVFVDMINGKWHIGTSESLQRIGIALLEKEDGNAEVK; this is encoded by the coding sequence ATGAGATTTCCAAACTTCAGACACCCGCTTGTGGCTCTCGTTGGGATTTTAGTACTTTTGCTTGTTGCACCATTGCTTAGTAGGGGCGAGGTAACCTCGCCCCTACAAGAGGACGCGAGTACCCTCTCAGGGCGCGTTGTCGGTATGGCGGGGAATCCCGTTTCCGAGCTTACGTTGGGAATTCAACCGATTGATATTATTGATGGAAAGATGTGGCAGATACCCACACCGATGCAACAATCTCGGACCAATTCAATCGGTAGTTTCCGCATCGGCAGCATCGTTCCGGGGCACGCGAAATTGGTGGTGGTTCCAAAGTCAGGAACCATTGAACCCGATACGGAAATTCGCTCCATCGACATTGGCGGCTTGAGTTTCTTACCAATTGACATGCCAAATTTCCAGATATCGCATGAGCAGCGTATTAGGTTCCTTTCTACTTTTGAAGTCGAACCGAAGAAAGTGTCAACTGTGGGTGGTATCCCACTTTACATCAAGTCGGGGGTGGATATTAAAGACATAACAGTAACCGTGCAACCTCGAATGCACATCCGTTGTCGGGTCCTTTTGGCGGATGGCACACCCTTAACCGACGCAACCGTAAAACTTCACCTAAGCTATCGGAGTTTAGATGATGTGATGAGCGGGAGTTTCAGCAGGAGTCCAACCTATACAGATTCGGGTGGCTACATTGTGATGTATGTGAATTTGCCAGCGTTTTGCACAGTGTCTGTAGAATATCAAGGAGACACGGCAACAGCGGAAACGTTTAAGATCGCAGAGGGGCAACGCCGTCATGATTTGGTTTTCCGGTTGAGCGAGGCTTCAGTTCCGCCTGTCCCGAAGATGCCGATGCCGAACCCAATGGAAGCGTGGGTCGTGAATCCTGCCAATGGGCACGCCTATAAAAAGATTCGGTGTAAAAGTTGGGAGGATGCCCACACTACGGCGGCTGCCGAAAGAGCACACTTGGTGTCGATTAACGACGAAGCAGAGCAGAAGTGGCTTGTGGAAACATTCGGGGAAGAACCGTTTTTAATCGGGTTGACTCAGCTGGCAAATCAAACCGAATGGCAGTGGACGAGTGGTGAACCGGTTACGTACACGAACTGGGCACTTCAGGAATCGAAAATGGATCAAGGTGCGCTTGTGTTTGTGGATATGATAAATGGAAAATGGCATATCGGGACATCTGAGAGTTTACAACGTATCGGCATTGCGCTCCTCGAAAAAGAGGACGGCAATGCTGAAGTAAAGTAG
- a CDS encoding DUF433 domain-containing protein — MKPEHVINQDPEIHGGTPVFSGTRVPVKALIDHLKAGESLDYFLEGFPSVSREQAIAFLELALTRTIS, encoded by the coding sequence ATGAAACCCGAACACGTGATAAACCAAGATCCTGAGATTCATGGAGGGACACCGGTGTTTTCGGGCACCCGTGTTCCTGTAAAGGCACTTATTGATCATCTCAAAGCTGGAGAGAGCCTTGACTATTTTCTTGAAGGGTTCCCCTCGGTTTCTCGGGAACAGGCAATTGCTTTTTTAGAACTCGCCTTGACCCGAACCATCTCATGA
- a CDS encoding LamG domain-containing protein: protein MKGILFPLVLGLLVVDFVSAGLDEDLVVYFTFDSVEGKKILDASSNDLHADVIANTDFVKGRYGDAIHIARDAQRTDCINVSSDSILKIESKITMMAWVYHEDWNEASGQWFDKGSHVQPFGYGMGVFKDIEGFGFKGFEKQIGLFLGGEGTWKFFTDNPIADKGWHHIAGTYDGEFAKIYLDGELISEDESIFKLVTANDMDMRIGCVKDRPQFNFRNGSIDEVGVWRRALSQAEIKEAMKDFLAVSSKDKVATTWGDIKHRAITDE, encoded by the coding sequence ATGAAAGGGATACTATTTCCTTTGGTTCTTGGGCTATTGGTAGTGGACTTCGTCTCTGCTGGGTTGGATGAGGACCTTGTTGTTTATTTTACCTTTGACAGTGTGGAAGGCAAGAAGATTCTTGATGCCTCCAGTAACGATCTCCATGCCGATGTCATCGCAAATACCGATTTTGTCAAAGGTCGATATGGAGATGCCATTCATATTGCCCGTGATGCCCAAAGAACAGATTGCATCAATGTTTCTTCTGATTCTATACTAAAAATCGAAAGTAAGATAACCATGATGGCGTGGGTGTACCATGAAGATTGGAACGAAGCTTCGGGCCAGTGGTTTGATAAAGGCTCTCATGTCCAACCTTTTGGCTATGGCATGGGAGTATTCAAGGATATTGAGGGTTTTGGTTTCAAAGGTTTTGAAAAACAGATTGGGTTATTCCTTGGCGGCGAAGGCACATGGAAATTCTTTACTGATAACCCGATAGCGGATAAAGGTTGGCATCACATCGCTGGCACCTACGATGGTGAGTTTGCGAAAATCTATCTGGATGGCGAGCTCATCTCTGAAGATGAAAGTATATTTAAGCTCGTCACTGCTAATGATATGGACATGCGTATTGGTTGTGTCAAAGACCGTCCGCAATTCAACTTCAGAAACGGTTCTATTGACGAAGTGGGTGTCTGGCGACGTGCGCTCTCTCAGGCTGAAATTAAGGAGGCGATGAAGGATTTTCTCGCGGTTTCATCGAAAGATAAGGTCGCCACCACTTGGGGAGATATTAAGCATAGGGCAATTACTGACGAATAG
- a CDS encoding M1 family aminopeptidase, with product MKKTVKSKRNIVLGASAATESGEHLAEGTLSFKKTDTALASTGSHTRGNSGGYPLPMYMLLHYVSYGGNVNLFRFPLVTGNGWEREGPGGSKAAASLEGYETVETSTGSFASCLKHKTVFTDADVSGPNAELGKAYLDGTRYLWFAEGVGLVKMRYEHSNGVVTEAELLEYQIPAEAQEYLPSQIGNTWTYKWQNDYRDEAIVEKWHVIRNFSAPENLDNPMELVSARYKVKIDATERRVAHVKCVLTPKVSGDLNGDRKPLLLSMSHFGAGNLYDGYGRYLRDLRATNTNGEKIPVTEIGKTQWMVETENDAPVTLDYKVLLNHDEREWQFGKPETPYLQEDCIFLPGYAVFIVAEVGNIELYLDVPEHWRVSTSWQRIGNEGHRFAITDENNLMSAYLLLGTHSERIARLSKEADGTEIVLALGGRFKASMDEVQKTVESLLHTYSGVFEGTPKDRMLFVANPDEKHRGGGVSGRSISVLTSGSLSETDRSFWGPLVAHEVFHIWLGKTIGFKWQEYWFSEGFTEYYSRIVCTRLGLTSESDFLRDLESKWESYLSRQGEFSIREAGEDKSANRELVYQGGNLIAAALDLQIRSLTQNRKSLDDVMKQMYRKFGLTGSKYTMRDVIRIVNQVAGENFEPFFCKYVAGTDQLPLEKYLRDAGVDANVEFSEELPRFSYIVHEMLGISSIGGPTGGGMFIHGSKQYQNDDNLIGVNGTPVKFFDDIRKAAKDWKPGDLVELTLEREGKEIILPITLEGDASKEPPLEAGPIDVTITKRTDSTESQCAIWSGMLGNGNHPFQEETHERNN from the coding sequence ATGAAAAAAACGGTTAAATCCAAACGCAATATTGTCCTGGGTGCCAGTGCCGCTACGGAAAGTGGTGAGCATTTGGCAGAAGGGACTCTCAGTTTCAAGAAAACCGATACCGCTTTGGCATCTACCGGTTCTCACACGAGAGGAAACAGTGGCGGCTATCCGCTGCCGATGTACATGTTGCTACACTATGTTAGTTATGGTGGTAATGTTAACCTCTTTAGATTTCCTTTAGTTACTGGAAATGGTTGGGAGCGGGAGGGTCCTGGTGGATCAAAAGCAGCCGCGAGTTTGGAAGGGTATGAGACGGTCGAAACCTCCACTGGGAGTTTCGCATCGTGTCTGAAACATAAAACTGTGTTCACAGACGCTGACGTTTCGGGTCCCAATGCTGAACTGGGGAAGGCGTACTTAGACGGCACGCGCTATCTATGGTTTGCCGAGGGCGTTGGACTCGTGAAGATGCGTTATGAACATTCCAACGGTGTTGTAACAGAAGCCGAGCTGCTTGAATATCAAATTCCTGCCGAAGCACAAGAATATCTTCCCTCGCAAATCGGTAATACATGGACCTACAAATGGCAGAACGATTATCGCGACGAAGCGATTGTTGAGAAGTGGCACGTCATCAGAAATTTCAGTGCGCCTGAAAATCTTGATAATCCCATGGAACTTGTGTCGGCGCGGTATAAAGTTAAAATAGATGCTACTGAACGGCGCGTAGCACACGTCAAGTGTGTCTTAACGCCGAAAGTAAGTGGTGATCTAAACGGAGATAGAAAGCCGTTACTCTTGTCCATGAGCCATTTTGGTGCTGGGAACTTATACGATGGATATGGCAGATATCTCCGCGATTTAAGAGCTACCAATACCAATGGCGAAAAAATACCGGTCACAGAGATTGGCAAAACACAGTGGATGGTTGAAACTGAGAATGACGCACCTGTGACACTGGACTACAAAGTATTGCTAAATCATGATGAGCGGGAGTGGCAATTCGGTAAGCCTGAAACCCCTTATCTCCAAGAGGACTGTATTTTCTTGCCCGGATATGCGGTGTTCATTGTCGCGGAAGTGGGGAATATCGAACTTTATCTTGATGTTCCTGAGCATTGGCGTGTCTCAACGTCATGGCAGCGTATTGGAAACGAAGGACACCGTTTTGCTATCACGGACGAGAACAATTTGATGTCTGCTTATCTCTTACTTGGAACGCATTCCGAAAGGATAGCACGTTTATCAAAGGAGGCGGATGGGACAGAAATTGTGCTTGCACTGGGTGGACGCTTCAAAGCATCTATGGATGAAGTTCAAAAAACTGTTGAATCACTCCTACACACGTATTCCGGAGTTTTCGAGGGCACGCCAAAGGATCGTATGCTGTTTGTGGCAAACCCCGATGAGAAACACCGCGGAGGTGGTGTTTCTGGACGCAGTATCAGTGTTCTGACGAGTGGATCTTTGAGTGAAACGGATAGGAGTTTTTGGGGGCCGCTGGTTGCGCATGAGGTTTTCCATATCTGGCTCGGAAAAACGATCGGTTTTAAATGGCAGGAATACTGGTTTAGCGAAGGTTTCACCGAATACTATTCAAGAATTGTCTGTACCCGCCTCGGATTAACTTCTGAGAGTGATTTTCTCAGAGATCTTGAAAGCAAGTGGGAATCGTATCTATCCCGACAGGGTGAGTTCTCTATCCGAGAGGCGGGCGAGGACAAGTCCGCCAACCGAGAACTCGTCTATCAAGGAGGGAATCTGATTGCTGCGGCTTTGGACTTACAGATTCGCAGTCTCACGCAAAACCGGAAAAGCTTGGACGATGTGATGAAGCAGATGTATCGGAAATTCGGTCTCACCGGAAGCAAATACACAATGCGTGATGTCATCAGAATTGTCAACCAAGTTGCGGGTGAGAATTTTGAACCCTTCTTCTGCAAGTATGTGGCAGGGACAGATCAATTGCCTCTGGAAAAATATCTCAGGGATGCAGGTGTGGATGCAAATGTGGAATTTAGCGAAGAGCTGCCACGTTTTAGCTATATCGTTCATGAGATGCTTGGTATCAGTTCAATCGGGGGCCCGACGGGCGGCGGTATGTTTATCCACGGGTCCAAGCAGTATCAGAATGACGACAACTTGATAGGTGTCAACGGCACACCGGTGAAGTTTTTTGACGACATCAGAAAGGCTGCCAAAGATTGGAAACCCGGTGATCTGGTGGAGTTAACCCTTGAAAGAGAGGGAAAAGAGATTATCCTGCCCATCACGTTAGAAGGGGATGCGTCTAAAGAACCCCCATTGGAGGCGGGTCCTATTGATGTTACCATTACGAAGAGAACGGATAGCACAGAATCGCAATGCGCAATCTGGTCAGGGATGTTGGGCAATGGAAATCATCCTTTTCAGGAGGAAACTCATGAAAGAAACAATTAA
- a CDS encoding sigma-70 family RNA polymerase sigma factor produces MKNEDVTLIQRVLSGDEGAFTVLMERHRKWIHSLAWREIGDFHAAQEITQDTFIQAFKSLPNLRDTNRFLGWLYVIAKRQCIEWLRRKPITMQSLDAMPKAELETVFYTQYLEKEQTQASTDGLREVVERLLQKLPEAERSVMVLHYFNGLTCEEVSTRLDVTLNTVKSRLYRARKRLEQEESMLRENLSPNLLKSEPRYIGVQATAATETGQHLAEGGFDLSQTDKVFTSIGSRTTGLRGDYPLPMYMLLHYINHRRNEINLFKFPLVIGSRWEQEGPHQSKATITLEGYEDVEISAGSFASCLKHKTVFADADVEDPDAEDGNAYINGTRYLWFAEGVGLVKMRYEHSSGVITEAELLEYEMPVQEQEYLPSQIGTQWTYKWHNDYRDEAIVEEWHVIRNFSHPANLDNPMELASARYEVKIEAAERRVADVKCVLTPKVNNGAREDQKPLLLSMSRFGAEWVYDGYGRYLRDLTVTDAKGERLPVEEIGKTQWLVETRDESPVTLRYKVLLNHDEREWAPGPDEAPYVQEDCIFCPGYALFVVSEVSDIELYLDVPNNWHVSTPWERIESDGHRFVCKDQDDLMFAYLVIGEHCEHLAKVGDTEIVLAAGAHFKASMNEVQGTVEALLNAYSGIFGGTPSGKLLFVANPYHEKGSMSGGASGRSISVLIGGELDEASRRFWLPLVGYMVSSLWIGGQILNFKEQEYWLGAGFPRYYSDIVSVRLGLTSESEFLRSFERRWEAYLFQQGELSIREAGKDKSANRELVYDGGSLVAAALDLQIRNLTENRSSLDDVMKQMYRKFGLTDSTYTMNDVIRIVSQITGKDFKPFFHKYVAGTERLPLEAYLKDAGMDVEIDFGERLPSLGYILFEMLQINSLGGPTDGGMFIHHSPQYQDDDELIGINGTPVKTFDDIRKVAKGWKSGDVVDLTIGRGGKEIILPITLAGDASKKPPVETGVIDVTITKSEDSTESQRAIWLEMLGKENSN; encoded by the coding sequence ATGAAAAATGAAGACGTTACGCTGATTCAACGCGTCTTGTCGGGTGATGAAGGTGCGTTCACCGTGCTGATGGAAAGACATCGGAAGTGGATTCATTCGCTTGCATGGCGTGAGATCGGTGATTTCCACGCGGCACAAGAAATTACGCAGGACACATTCATTCAGGCTTTTAAGTCACTTCCAAATTTAAGAGACACCAATCGTTTTTTAGGATGGTTATATGTAATAGCAAAACGTCAGTGTATTGAATGGCTGCGGCGGAAGCCGATTACCATGCAATCACTGGATGCGATGCCGAAAGCCGAGTTAGAAACGGTATTCTATACGCAGTATCTTGAGAAGGAGCAGACGCAAGCATCAACGGATGGATTGCGTGAAGTTGTGGAACGCCTTCTTCAGAAGTTACCAGAAGCAGAACGTTCAGTGATGGTATTGCACTATTTCAACGGCTTGACATGTGAGGAGGTAAGTACGCGTTTGGATGTAACTCTGAACACAGTGAAAAGTCGACTATATCGTGCACGAAAACGGTTGGAGCAGGAGGAGTCGATGCTTCGAGAAAACTTAAGTCCAAATTTATTGAAAAGCGAACCGCGATACATTGGTGTTCAAGCCACCGCGGCAACCGAAACCGGTCAACATTTAGCGGAAGGCGGTTTCGACCTCAGTCAAACCGATAAGGTTTTCACATCTATCGGTTCTCGTACGACAGGACTCAGAGGTGACTACCCGCTACCAATGTACATGTTGCTACACTATATTAACCATCGTCGTAATGAGATAAACCTCTTTAAATTCCCTTTGGTTATTGGAAGTCGTTGGGAGCAGGAAGGTCCTCACCAATCGAAGGCAACAATAACCTTGGAAGGGTATGAAGATGTCGAAATCTCTGCTGGGAGTTTCGCATCGTGTCTGAAACATAAAACTGTCTTCGCAGACGCTGACGTGGAAGACCCCGATGCTGAAGACGGGAACGCATATATAAACGGCACGCGTTATCTGTGGTTTGCCGAGGGCGTTGGACTCGTGAAGATGCGCTATGAGCATTCCAGTGGTGTTATTACAGAAGCCGAGTTGCTTGAATATGAAATGCCTGTCCAAGAACAAGAATATCTACCTTCGCAAATTGGCACGCAGTGGACATACAAATGGCACAACGATTATCGCGATGAAGCGATCGTTGAAGAGTGGCACGTCATCCGGAATTTCAGTCATCCCGCGAATCTTGATAACCCAATGGAGCTTGCTTCAGCGAGATATGAGGTTAAAATAGAAGCCGCTGAACGACGCGTGGCGGATGTCAAGTGTGTACTAACACCGAAAGTTAACAACGGCGCAAGAGAGGACCAAAAGCCGTTGCTGTTATCTATGAGTCGCTTTGGGGCGGAGTGGGTATATGATGGATATGGTCGGTATCTTCGAGATTTGACCGTTACCGATGCAAAAGGTGAGAGGTTACCGGTAGAGGAGATCGGCAAAACACAGTGGTTAGTTGAAACACGAGATGAATCCCCTGTAACGTTGCGTTACAAAGTGTTGCTGAATCACGATGAACGGGAGTGGGCACCGGGTCCAGATGAAGCCCCTTATGTCCAAGAGGACTGTATTTTCTGTCCGGGGTATGCGCTGTTTGTTGTCAGTGAGGTGAGCGATATTGAACTGTACCTTGATGTTCCTAATAATTGGCATGTCTCAACGCCTTGGGAGCGGATTGAGTCTGATGGACACCGTTTCGTTTGCAAGGATCAGGACGACTTGATGTTTGCGTATCTCGTGATTGGTGAACACTGTGAGCATCTGGCGAAGGTTGGGGATACCGAGATTGTGCTGGCGGCTGGTGCACACTTCAAAGCGTCTATGAATGAAGTCCAGGGTACTGTTGAGGCACTGCTGAACGCATATTCAGGGATATTTGGTGGCACCCCGAGCGGTAAGCTGTTATTTGTCGCAAACCCATATCACGAAAAGGGAAGCATGAGTGGCGGTGCGTCCGGACGCAGCATCAGCGTGTTGATCGGTGGTGAATTGGATGAAGCGAGCAGACGTTTTTGGTTACCGCTGGTGGGATACATGGTTTCCTCTCTCTGGATTGGCGGGCAGATTCTCAATTTTAAGGAGCAGGAATATTGGTTGGGCGCGGGTTTCCCGAGATATTATTCAGATATTGTTTCTGTCCGTCTTGGACTTACTTCTGAAAGCGAATTTCTCAGGAGTTTTGAACGCAGGTGGGAAGCGTATCTATTCCAACAGGGGGAGTTGTCTATCCGAGAGGCAGGGAAAGATAAATCTGCTAACCGAGAACTCGTTTATGATGGCGGTAGTTTAGTCGCTGCGGCTTTGGACTTGCAAATTCGCAATCTCACGGAAAACCGAAGCAGCTTAGACGATGTGATGAAGCAGATGTATCGAAAATTCGGTCTTACCGACAGCACGTACACGATGAACGATGTCATCAGGATCGTCAGCCAGATTACGGGTAAAGATTTTAAACCCTTCTTCCACAAATATGTGGCAGGGACAGAGCGGTTGCCGTTAGAGGCGTATCTTAAGGATGCCGGTATGGATGTTGAGATAGACTTTGGTGAAAGACTTCCGAGCCTTGGATATATTCTTTTTGAGATGCTTCAGATTAATTCTCTTGGGGGGCCAACAGATGGTGGTATGTTCATCCACCATTCACCGCAGTACCAAGATGACGATGAATTGATAGGTATCAACGGCACACCGGTGAAGACATTTGACGACATCAGGAAGGTTGCCAAAGGTTGGAAATCCGGTGATGTGGTGGATTTAACCATTGGGCGAGGAGGCAAAGAGATTATCCTGCCTATAACATTAGCAGGTGATGCTTCTAAAAAACCGCCTGTAGAGACGGGAGTTATTGATGTTACGATCACGAAAAGTGAAGATAGCACGGAATCGCAACGCGCCATCTGGTTGGAGATGTTAGGCAAGGAGAATTCTAACTGA